From the Labeo rohita strain BAU-BD-2019 chromosome 21, IGBB_LRoh.1.0, whole genome shotgun sequence genome, the window TTCTGCTTCTGGAAGTTCACTCTGTCAGAAAACGGTATGAAATACAGTTAATTCATACAGTGTGTGTTCCACGTGTAAAATATGTGGCTGATCTCACTATACCCTCATGAACAtgaaaaatttaagtaaaaaaatatgtgaccgtggaccacaaaaccagtcttaagtcgctggggtatgtttgtagcaatagccaaaaatacattgtatgggtcaaaatgattgatttttgttttatgccaaaaatcatgtttcattaagatattttgtaaaattcctactgtaaatatatgaaaacttaatttttgattagtaatatgcattagtaaaagcttcacttggacaactttaaaggtgattttctcaatattttgatttttttgcaccctcagatttcagattttcaaatagttgcatctcggccaaatattgtcctaccccaataaaaccatacatcaatggaaagcttattcattcagctttcagatgatgtataaagcttcgaatggacccttatgactggttttgtggtccagggtcacatatgtgatgTGCACACTCGCCATCATTGCTAAGGTTGCTTAAGATAATGACGCACGTACGTAATTCGAAATGCACATAAAAGCTGTAGATGTTAGGTTTTACCAGTGGGATTGTGACATCCTCATACGGCAGTCTGTCTTCTCTCCAGGCATCATCTGTGAGATCGAGAACTCTTCCATCTCTCTGCACTTCACTGTCCATGATCAGACTTCGGTACACAATCAAAAGATCAAAATACGTTGAAACACTGTAAATCACGCGGTGCATGGATTTCATAAAAGTACCCACATTATGAAAGCTAAGCTCCTAAATGATCTTAGTAAAAGTAATAATACAAACCCGTGCAGTCTTCTGCCCAACGCTGCCGTTTGTTGTTATGTCGCTCTCTGATGACGACATCTCCCACTTATAGGACCTTTTCTGCAATAAAACGCCTGCATACCGTGTCAGCAATTTTTCTGAATACAACAGTTGACCCGATGTGTTTGGATTAATGACACTGAGTAATCCCATTGTTTCTTTAATAGACTATGATTCATCTGTAACGCCATATAGCGATATATGGTTTGTGAACGAATCTTTTCA encodes:
- the anapc13 gene encoding anaphase-promoting complex subunit 13, producing MDSEVQRDGRVLDLTDDAWREDRLPYEDVTIPLSELPEAEQDNGGSTESVKEQEMKWSDLALQSLHENTPNIGT